Proteins encoded within one genomic window of Spiroplasma sabaudiense Ar-1343:
- the dnaB gene encoding replicative DNA helicase — translation MNQTSNARNLIIEDAERMVLATAIHSAKASFEVMSRLKADDFSLQSHQMIYDVLMRQQIEGSETSVTKIAHELLKEKKLDRVGGIEYLTQISGYFYTDEGIEEFIDIVFKNSIGRQLDFALNYIKDLRNQEIPVEDIFSEAQSRILDIKTDSNHDDIVPISKTIQEVVEKIHLLEQQGDVLTGVTTGFDKLDKITNGLQAGDFIILAARPSMGKTALALNLAYNAAQNHHGVAFFSLEMPKEQLVQRILGSTTKIESSKIRSGTGLTNESWKAITAAADKIKKMNIVIDDSPGINILQIQAKLRKMKRDHNISICVIDYLQLISTIGNGDNRQNEIATISRQLKKIAREVGVPIVCLSQLSRSVEKREDRTPIMSDLRDSGAIEQDADVIMFLYREAYYEKKSGYDEVLDNTEETDLIISKHRNGATGIVKLNFHKSYGKFTDI, via the coding sequence ATGAATCAAACAAGTAATGCTAGAAATCTCATAATTGAAGATGCTGAAAGAATGGTTTTGGCTACCGCAATTCACTCAGCAAAAGCAAGTTTTGAGGTTATGAGTCGGTTGAAAGCAGACGACTTTTCTTTACAATCTCATCAAATGATTTACGATGTTTTAATGCGTCAACAAATTGAAGGTTCAGAAACTTCAGTCACAAAAATAGCCCATGAATTGTTAAAAGAGAAAAAATTGGATCGTGTTGGGGGTATTGAATATTTAACACAAATTTCTGGATATTTTTATACAGACGAGGGTATAGAAGAGTTCATTGACATTGTTTTTAAAAATAGCATCGGGAGGCAATTAGATTTTGCTTTAAATTATATCAAAGACTTAAGAAATCAAGAAATCCCGGTTGAGGATATTTTCTCTGAAGCCCAGAGTAGAATTTTAGATATTAAAACCGATAGCAATCATGATGACATTGTTCCAATTTCTAAGACAATTCAAGAGGTTGTTGAAAAAATTCATTTGCTTGAACAACAAGGAGATGTTTTAACTGGAGTGACAACCGGGTTTGATAAACTCGATAAAATTACAAATGGGTTGCAAGCAGGAGATTTCATTATTTTAGCTGCGCGACCTTCAATGGGAAAAACCGCACTGGCATTAAACTTGGCTTATAACGCTGCTCAAAACCATCACGGGGTTGCATTCTTTTCGCTGGAAATGCCCAAAGAACAACTTGTCCAGAGAATTCTAGGGAGTACAACCAAAATTGAATCTTCAAAAATTAGATCGGGAACGGGTTTAACAAATGAATCTTGAAAAGCCATTACCGCAGCAGCAGATAAAATTAAAAAAATGAATATTGTAATTGATGATTCTCCGGGAATTAACATTTTACAAATTCAGGCTAAACTCCGTAAAATGAAAAGAGATCATAATATCAGTATTTGTGTGATTGACTACTTACAACTTATTTCAACAATCGGGAATGGTGATAATCGACAAAATGAGATTGCAACAATTTCGCGACAACTAAAAAAAATTGCTCGTGAAGTCGGTGTTCCAATTGTGTGTTTATCACAGCTATCGCGTTCGGTAGAAAAACGAGAAGACCGCACCCCAATAATGTCGGACTTACGTGATTCTGGTGCCATTGAACAAGATGCTGATGTTATTATGTTTTTGTACCGTGAAGCTTATTATGAAAAAAAATCAGGCTATGATGAAGTCTTAGACAATACCGAAGAAACTGATTTAATTATTTCAAAACACCGTAACGGAGCAACAGGGATTGTTAAGTTAAACTTCCATAAAAGTTATGGTAAATTTACTGATATTTAA
- a CDS encoding lipoprotein — protein sequence MKKLLAILGAFSLAVSTTMSVVSCAIPQSTITINVGSNGDKDTLKSFNGGLMALNVLASEIMNVLNFKKEMYPDVKKYEEQKKLRTTKENKLYSFEELINSNSEIITGKDAEEFKDEYQQPYNSSFTDVHFEPTTGVEAFQSIDLAMMQIRNPEKDLDGASPKFIRLKEAKDKESLPNFDKFEPYKAKILRSEDLTEGIKISNDKLTTIPEKSTLTKKVGLDENGKIDFDLKDISQETDLAPYIREVEVKGKDGNIKQNIVTPEVSLSFKVDDFIFQTYFVSNEKKFKISMTISGLRGILSLMAASPTQADVENEKIDKNYFWFLRRYQFNNEKVTSTGSLETMQGTFDDLKIDQINIEKI from the coding sequence ATGAAAAAATTATTAGCAATATTGGGAGCCTTTTCTTTGGCAGTTAGCACTACAATGAGCGTTGTTTCTTGTGCGATACCACAATCAACAATAACTATAAATGTTGGGAGTAATGGGGACAAAGATACTTTAAAAAGTTTTAATGGTGGACTAATGGCTTTAAACGTGTTGGCTTCAGAAATTATGAATGTTTTAAACTTTAAAAAAGAAATGTACCCAGATGTAAAAAAATATGAGGAACAGAAAAAATTACGAACAACAAAAGAAAATAAATTATATTCTTTTGAAGAACTAATAAATAGCAATAGTGAAATTATTACCGGAAAAGATGCCGAAGAATTTAAAGACGAATACCAACAACCATATAATAGTAGTTTTACAGATGTTCACTTTGAACCAACAACCGGTGTTGAAGCGTTTCAATCTATTGATTTAGCAATGATGCAAATTAGAAATCCTGAAAAAGATCTTGATGGAGCATCACCTAAATTTATAAGACTAAAAGAAGCAAAGGATAAGGAGTCATTGCCAAATTTTGATAAATTTGAACCTTATAAAGCAAAAATTTTAAGATCTGAAGATTTAACAGAGGGGATAAAAATCTCTAATGATAAATTAACAACAATTCCTGAAAAGTCAACACTTACTAAAAAAGTAGGATTAGATGAAAATGGTAAAATTGATTTCGATTTAAAAGATATTAGTCAAGAAACCGATTTAGCACCTTACATAAGAGAGGTAGAAGTCAAGGGAAAAGATGGCAATATAAAACAAAATATTGTCACCCCCGAGGTTTCTTTAAGTTTTAAAGTCGATGACTTTATCTTTCAAACTTATTTCGTTTCTAATGAAAAAAAATTTAAAATTTCAATGACAATATCAGGTTTGAGAGGAATTCTATCGCTTATGGCAGCGTCCCCAACACAAGCAGATGTTGAAAATGAAAAAATTGACAAAAACTACTTTTGATTCCTAAGAAGATATCAGTTTAATAATGAGAAAGTAACTTCGACAGGCTCACTAGAAACAATGCAAGGAACTTTTGATGATTTAAAAATCGATCAAATAAACATTGAGAAAATATAA
- a CDS encoding uracil-DNA glycosylase encodes MNIIFQDDWKPFFESQSEKTYFKNLLNFLESEYKSKTIFPPEEKLFRIFQLIKPSQIKVIIIGQDPYHGLNQANGIAFSCENNNKIPPSLRNIFKELLNDLKIDHFDNLDLSDWVEQGVFLINSVMSVEAGKPASHKNQGWEEFTINVLEFINEINKNLIYCLWGNFAKRIYNKVRYKNTKKVEIISSGHPSPFSYHLYQGSRPFSKINDLLVKSHKKPIKWGNN; translated from the coding sequence ATGAATATAATATTCCAAGACGATTGAAAACCGTTTTTCGAAAGTCAATCTGAGAAAACTTATTTTAAAAATCTATTAAATTTCCTTGAAAGCGAATATAAATCTAAGACAATTTTTCCTCCAGAAGAAAAATTGTTTAGAATTTTTCAATTAATCAAACCATCGCAAATAAAGGTTATTATTATCGGACAAGATCCCTATCATGGTTTAAATCAAGCAAACGGTATTGCCTTTAGTTGCGAAAATAATAATAAAATACCCCCAAGCCTAAGAAATATTTTTAAGGAGCTACTCAATGACCTAAAAATTGACCATTTTGATAATCTGGATTTGAGTGATTGAGTCGAACAAGGGGTTTTTTTGATAAATTCGGTTATGAGTGTTGAAGCGGGTAAGCCCGCAAGCCATAAAAATCAAGGTTGAGAGGAATTTACAATCAATGTTTTAGAATTTATAAATGAAATAAACAAAAACTTAATTTACTGTTTATGAGGAAATTTTGCAAAAAGAATATATAATAAAGTAAGATATAAAAATACGAAGAAGGTTGAAATTATTTCGTCTGGGCACCCTTCTCCCTTCAGTTATCATCTTTATCAAGGAAGCAGGCCGTTTAGCAAAATTAATGACCTACTAGTTAAGAGCCATAAAAAGCCAATAAAATGAGGTAACAATTAA
- the cysS gene encoding cysteine--tRNA ligase, which translates to MKLSNSLHENNLTSFDNDRVKIYCCGPTVYDNIHIGNARPLVLGDVLVRFFEFIGIKVDYLQNITDIDDKIIAKANDLKISETQVAEKYINDYLEDLSNLNIKKPNKIIPISTKMDVIIDFINKLITKEVAYESKGDVYFDINSTNSYGELSNKRIEELISGSRVEVNPNKRNASDFALWKKTKNGKNWVSNWSSGRPGWHTECVALIDNYFQSQVDIHIGGIDLKFPHHENERIQYLAATKKELSKIWLHNGHVSFNSQKMSKSLGNTLMVKDFIKDHGANVLRYLLLTTNYRQPINLTDDLINQSRIAIQKISALFKKISLKIALNEVTKNNDRPVDEDFNLKNYISQFKDLMQDDLNTPRVITLIEQMIKDINKQIDQKKLNNLLDELLEILVVLGFNFEFPKYDQPTLQLIREWDGYVKSKNFTKADELREVLIKKDVL; encoded by the coding sequence ATGAAACTTTCAAACTCTCTACACGAAAACAATTTAACTTCTTTTGATAATGATAGGGTAAAAATATATTGCTGCGGGCCAACTGTTTATGATAACATTCACATTGGTAATGCACGACCCCTGGTTTTAGGCGATGTTCTTGTTCGTTTTTTTGAGTTCATTGGAATCAAAGTCGATTATTTACAAAATATTACAGATATTGACGATAAAATAATTGCAAAAGCTAATGATTTAAAAATTTCAGAGACCCAAGTAGCTGAAAAATATATTAATGACTACCTTGAGGATTTGAGCAATCTAAACATTAAAAAGCCCAATAAAATAATCCCAATAAGCACAAAAATGGACGTCATAATAGATTTTATTAATAAATTGATTACCAAAGAAGTTGCATATGAATCTAAAGGTGACGTGTATTTTGACATAAATAGCACGAATAGTTATGGGGAGCTATCAAACAAACGAATTGAAGAATTAATTTCTGGTTCTAGGGTTGAGGTTAACCCTAATAAAAGAAACGCAAGTGATTTTGCTCTTTGAAAAAAAACAAAAAATGGTAAAAATTGAGTTTCTAATTGAAGTTCGGGTCGCCCGGGTTGGCACACAGAGTGTGTAGCATTAATTGACAACTATTTTCAATCACAAGTTGATATTCATATTGGAGGAATTGATTTAAAATTTCCACATCATGAAAACGAAAGAATCCAATATTTAGCAGCAACCAAAAAGGAACTATCTAAAATTTGATTGCACAATGGCCACGTTAGTTTTAATTCACAAAAGATGTCAAAATCTTTAGGAAATACATTAATGGTTAAGGATTTTATAAAAGATCATGGGGCTAATGTTTTGAGATACTTGCTCTTAACAACAAATTACCGCCAACCAATAAATTTAACCGATGATCTAATTAATCAATCAAGAATTGCAATTCAAAAAATTTCAGCACTATTTAAAAAAATAAGTTTGAAAATCGCTTTAAATGAAGTAACAAAGAACAATGACCGACCAGTAGATGAAGATTTTAATTTAAAAAATTATATTTCACAGTTTAAAGATTTAATGCAAGACGACCTTAACACCCCTCGAGTTATTACTTTAATTGAGCAAATGATAAAAGATATTAATAAACAAATTGATCAAAAAAAGCTCAATAACTTGTTAGATGAGCTACTAGAAATTCTTGTGGTTTTAGGATTCAATTTTGAATTTCCAAAATATGATCAACCCACATTGCAACTAATAAGAGAATGAGATGGTTATGTAAAAAGCAAAAATTTCACCAAAGCCGATGAGCTAAGAGAAGTTTTAATTAAGAAAGATGTTTTATAG
- the rlmB gene encoding 23S rRNA (guanosine(2251)-2'-O)-methyltransferase RlmB has protein sequence MQKNYIYGKNATIEFIANFPEKVITVFTTLVDLKSKFQNHPFLTKIVNKDDLDKLLGEKNLTHQGIVLEYKQFNYTPFKDLTTKNLDNKNAFYIILDQIHDPYNFGAIIRSAVLMGVDAIITLDHNQVEITPTVIKASGGTAFHIDVCRVANLGNIIKLLKEEGFWIYSSNLNEDSQNFFNVEFNTKTTLILGNESKGVGDKITKMSDINIHIPTLKVIDSLNVSVAAGIFMFDIARKLQKI, from the coding sequence GTGCAAAAGAATTATATTTATGGCAAAAATGCCACCATTGAATTTATCGCTAATTTTCCCGAAAAAGTTATTACGGTTTTTACAACTTTAGTAGATTTGAAAAGCAAATTTCAAAACCACCCTTTTCTAACCAAGATTGTTAATAAAGATGATTTGGATAAGTTGCTTGGAGAAAAAAACTTAACTCACCAAGGAATCGTTTTAGAGTACAAACAATTTAATTACACCCCCTTTAAAGATTTGACTACAAAAAATTTGGATAACAAAAATGCTTTTTATATAATTCTTGACCAAATTCACGACCCCTATAATTTTGGGGCAATAATCAGATCTGCTGTGTTAATGGGGGTCGACGCTATCATAACCCTTGACCATAATCAAGTAGAAATCACCCCAACAGTAATCAAAGCTTCTGGGGGAACCGCATTTCATATTGATGTCTGCCGGGTTGCTAATCTAGGTAATATTATAAAATTACTAAAAGAAGAAGGATTTTGAATTTATTCTTCTAACTTAAATGAGGATTCGCAAAACTTTTTCAACGTAGAATTCAATACTAAAACCACGCTCATTTTAGGAAACGAAAGCAAGGGTGTTGGAGACAAAATCACTAAGATGAGTGATATAAACATTCATATTCCTACATTAAAAGTAATAGATTCTTTAAATGTCTCTGTTGCGGCAGGAATTTTTATGTTTGATATTGCAAGAAAATTGCAAAAAATATAA
- a CDS encoding sigma-70 family RNA polymerase sigma factor: MVNEELINKLIKDHDVIKELISALKIQRDLIVNEQLFIIDLQIQEEETNLEIIKEKIFKELKIQAKMFSRKALLKFRNIPLEIDDLVTESWLALCEALRKFDSKISKRGFIKYYLEMVYWRSMDYIRKFLTNRHKTINLALTKPIKTWDSDNDFALVDMSADDPWKFREVVNCIQEYIDAANEQDRKTLKGFLEGDSIENMADEMVCSPRTMKRRLKTVLHNLKSKLA, from the coding sequence ATGGTTAATGAAGAACTTATTAATAAGCTTATTAAAGACCATGACGTTATTAAAGAGTTAATTTCAGCATTAAAAATTCAAAGAGATTTAATTGTTAATGAACAGTTATTTATAATAGATTTACAAATCCAAGAAGAGGAAACAAATTTAGAAATAATTAAAGAGAAAATTTTTAAAGAATTAAAAATTCAAGCCAAAATGTTTTCCCGAAAAGCCTTGTTAAAATTTAGAAATATTCCTCTCGAAATTGATGACTTGGTTACGGAAAGTTGACTGGCTCTTTGTGAGGCTTTAAGAAAATTTGATTCAAAAATTAGCAAAAGGGGATTTATTAAATATTATCTTGAAATGGTTTATTGACGATCAATGGATTACATTAGAAAATTTTTAACAAATCGCCATAAAACAATTAACCTCGCCCTAACCAAACCAATTAAAACCTGAGATAGTGATAATGATTTTGCACTAGTTGATATGAGCGCAGATGACCCCTGAAAGTTTAGAGAAGTTGTAAACTGCATTCAAGAATATATCGATGCTGCAAATGAGCAAGACAGAAAAACCCTAAAAGGTTTCTTAGAGGGTGACTCAATTGAAAATATGGCCGATGAAATGGTCTGTTCTCCAAGAACGATGAAGCGACGATTAAAAACGGTTTTACATAATTTAAAAAGCAAACTTGCTTAA
- the rpmG gene encoding 50S ribosomal protein L33 has protein sequence MGSNKRKIILVCENCLSRNYSLTKSVLTQKERLEIKKFCNLCNTHTLHKETR, from the coding sequence TTGGGAAGTAATAAAAGAAAAATTATCTTAGTTTGTGAGAACTGTTTATCAAGAAACTACTCACTGACCAAGAGTGTACTTACACAAAAAGAACGCTTGGAAATTAAAAAATTTTGTAATTTGTGTAATACCCATACCCTTCATAAAGAAACTAGATAG
- the secE gene encoding preprotein translocase subunit SecE, translated as MAKDKKDKTEENLELEENLKSDKLQKKEEKALAKLNAKREREELYKALNAPNELDSNPTNIAKKAKMKKIKKEKDNSDWRLGLKEFPVKMVKEVNKIRWTSGNTLGKKFLYTLIFVFIFALFFFTVDLGLQKLFESIYII; from the coding sequence ATGGCAAAAGATAAAAAAGATAAAACTGAAGAAAATTTGGAACTAGAAGAAAATTTAAAATCAGATAAATTGCAGAAAAAAGAAGAAAAAGCCCTAGCTAAACTAAATGCCAAAAGGGAACGTGAAGAACTATATAAAGCCTTAAACGCTCCAAATGAACTTGACTCGAATCCAACAAATATTGCCAAAAAGGCAAAAATGAAAAAAATAAAAAAAGAGAAAGATAATTCAGATTGAAGATTAGGGCTGAAGGAATTTCCAGTAAAGATGGTAAAGGAAGTAAATAAAATTCGCTGAACATCTGGTAACACACTAGGTAAGAAATTTTTATATACGCTTATATTTGTATTTATATTTGCCTTATTTTTTTTCACAGTCGATTTAGGACTTCAAAAATTGTTTGAGTCAATCTATATTATTTAA
- the nusG gene encoding transcription termination/antitermination protein NusG: MTENLELLEDELSLYKGQWFVINCNSGHEERVKSDLLQKIETNSLQNLIFDIRISKTPAPSKNGKILEKNKFPGYIFINMEMTDAAWFTVRNTPGVTGFIGSSGKGAKPLPLTNMEVAKMLNPEDEESKKTTTSANGQIKKEKKIHVASFKLKDIVLIKEGPFNGREGQVVEMDPDKGVAIVNIEMFGRHTPTEVSYENAELAYKL, encoded by the coding sequence ATGACAGAAAATTTAGAGTTACTTGAGGATGAGTTGAGCCTCTATAAGGGACAATGGTTTGTTATTAATTGTAACAGTGGCCATGAGGAAAGAGTTAAATCAGATCTCTTACAAAAAATCGAAACAAACTCGCTGCAAAACTTAATTTTTGATATTAGAATTTCAAAAACCCCAGCACCAAGTAAAAATGGTAAAATTCTTGAAAAAAATAAGTTTCCTGGATACATTTTTATAAACATGGAAATGACTGATGCTGCATGATTTACGGTTCGAAACACTCCTGGAGTTACTGGATTTATTGGGTCTTCTGGAAAGGGTGCAAAACCGCTACCTCTTACAAATATGGAAGTTGCGAAAATGTTAAACCCCGAAGATGAGGAATCAAAAAAAACAACAACAAGTGCAAATGGCCAAATTAAAAAAGAGAAGAAAATACATGTCGCTTCATTTAAATTAAAAGATATAGTTTTAATAAAAGAAGGTCCATTTAACGGCCGCGAGGGACAAGTTGTTGAAATGGATCCTGATAAGGGTGTGGCAATTGTTAACATCGAAATGTTTGGTCGCCATACACCAACAGAAGTATCATATGAAAATGCTGAACTTGCATACAAGTTATAA
- a CDS encoding peptidylprolyl isomerase, with product MKNIDIKIILKDGREMEATLFPEKAPESVSRFLELVKQKFYNEVIFHRVIENFMIQTGGFDENFQEKNFEKAINGEFLANGFEGNDLKHNLGTLSMARTSDPNSATSQFFIVTKASNFLDGNYAAFGKLKNRESEAVAIEISRAPTTSKNFHDDVPIEPIVIKEIIIV from the coding sequence ATGAAAAATATTGATATAAAAATAATACTTAAAGATGGAAGAGAAATGGAAGCAACCCTTTTTCCTGAAAAGGCCCCAGAATCAGTTAGCCGATTTCTTGAATTAGTAAAACAAAAATTTTACAATGAGGTCATTTTTCACCGTGTAATTGAAAACTTTATGATTCAAACCGGAGGTTTTGACGAGAATTTTCAAGAAAAAAATTTCGAGAAAGCAATAAATGGCGAGTTTTTGGCAAACGGATTTGAAGGAAACGATTTAAAGCACAATCTAGGAACATTATCGATGGCAAGAACATCAGATCCAAATAGTGCGACTTCGCAATTTTTTATAGTAACCAAAGCTTCAAACTTTTTAGACGGAAATTATGCTGCGTTTGGCAAGTTGAAAAACCGCGAAAGCGAAGCAGTCGCAATTGAAATATCTCGAGCACCAACCACTTCAAAAAATTTTCATGATGATGTTCCAATAGAACCGATTGTCATTAAAGAGATAATAATAGTTTAA
- the rplK gene encoding 50S ribosomal protein L11, producing the protein MAKKVTRIAKLEFMAMQAKPGAELASLGINMPQFTQQFNDATKDRAGDVVPVVITAYDDKSFDFILKTTPAAILLKKAAKLQKGAKLSGTETVATISADEVRKIAEYKMVDLTANSIEAAMKTIEGTARQMGIKVEGMPEKA; encoded by the coding sequence GTGGCTAAAAAAGTTACACGTATAGCAAAATTAGAATTTATGGCAATGCAAGCAAAACCAGGAGCAGAATTAGCTTCTCTTGGAATAAACATGCCTCAATTCACCCAACAATTTAATGACGCTACTAAGGACCGCGCAGGAGATGTAGTTCCTGTTGTGATTACCGCATATGATGATAAATCTTTTGATTTTATTCTAAAAACTACACCAGCAGCAATTTTATTAAAAAAAGCTGCAAAATTGCAAAAGGGAGCAAAACTTTCTGGAACTGAAACTGTTGCAACAATTTCGGCAGATGAAGTTAGAAAAATTGCCGAATATAAAATGGTTGACTTAACTGCAAACTCAATTGAGGCTGCAATGAAAACAATCGAAGGAACAGCAAGACAAATGGGTATAAAAGTAGAAGGAATGCCTGAAAAGGCCTAG
- the rplA gene encoding 50S ribosomal protein L1, with the protein MAKFGKKYNAVVSKVDKNTAYPIAEAAKLAKETSTTKFDSTVEVAFNLNVDPRHADQQIRGAIVLPAGTGKTQKVLVLTNTKVKEAEEAGADFIGGVDLIQKIQKENWFDFDVIIATPEMMAELGKIGKILGPKGLMPNPKTGTVTVDVKKALDDVKKGKIEYRTDKEGNVHAILGKSSFKEEQLILNFGAILDAIKKGKPNAVKGAYIKNIVISTTMGPGIKVAIEN; encoded by the coding sequence ATGGCTAAATTTGGTAAAAAATATAATGCTGTTGTTTCTAAAGTAGATAAAAATACTGCTTACCCAATTGCTGAAGCTGCAAAGTTGGCAAAAGAAACTTCAACAACAAAGTTTGATTCAACAGTTGAGGTAGCATTTAATTTAAATGTTGATCCTCGTCACGCCGATCAACAAATTAGAGGAGCGATAGTGTTGCCAGCTGGAACAGGTAAAACTCAAAAAGTTTTAGTTCTAACTAACACGAAAGTTAAAGAAGCTGAAGAAGCTGGTGCTGATTTTATTGGTGGTGTTGATTTAATTCAAAAAATTCAAAAGGAAAACTGATTTGATTTTGATGTAATTATCGCAACCCCAGAAATGATGGCAGAATTAGGTAAAATCGGAAAAATTCTTGGTCCAAAAGGATTAATGCCAAACCCTAAAACCGGAACTGTAACAGTTGATGTTAAAAAAGCTTTGGACGATGTTAAAAAAGGTAAAATTGAGTACAGAACTGATAAAGAAGGAAATGTGCATGCAATTTTAGGAAAGTCTTCATTTAAAGAAGAGCAACTGATATTAAACTTTGGTGCAATTTTAGATGCAATTAAAAAAGGAAAGCCAAACGCAGTTAAAGGTGCCTATATTAAAAATATAGTAATCTCAACAACAATGGGTCCTGGAATTAAAGTTGCAATCGAAAATTAA
- a CDS encoding ATP-binding cassette domain-containing protein: protein METLITIKNLEKKFGKKKVLKDLNLQINQGERVAILGSNGCGKTTLVEMIAQTSIPTSGTIELNIQGDIKKEIGIQFQQGEWPVGICANDMLKFYRSVYPKFTQSWEEELNKVFDIEEFKNRGLRKLSGGQKQRFNAMISMMNDPALVILDELTTGLDMQLQFSIISFFKKKMEEDKKTLLLVSHSPEEVELLCTRMIIINDGKVAFDRKISEALKEFKSVRNIMNKHFEGSLKYDN, encoded by the coding sequence ATGGAAACATTAATTACAATAAAAAATCTAGAAAAAAAATTTGGAAAGAAAAAAGTTTTAAAAGATCTTAATTTGCAAATTAACCAGGGTGAGAGAGTTGCCATCTTAGGGTCTAATGGTTGTGGTAAAACAACCTTGGTTGAAATGATAGCTCAGACCTCTATCCCAACTTCAGGAACAATAGAGTTAAATATTCAAGGAGATATCAAAAAAGAAATTGGTATTCAATTTCAACAAGGTGAGTGACCGGTTGGAATTTGTGCAAATGACATGTTGAAGTTCTACCGATCTGTTTATCCAAAGTTTACTCAATCTTGAGAAGAAGAGCTAAACAAAGTTTTTGATATTGAAGAATTTAAAAATCGAGGATTACGAAAACTATCAGGAGGTCAAAAGCAAAGATTTAATGCAATGATTTCGATGATGAACGACCCAGCATTGGTTATTTTAGATGAATTAACAACTGGATTAGATATGCAGTTACAGTTTTCAATAATATCTTTTTTTAAGAAAAAAATGGAAGAAGATAAAAAAACATTGCTACTAGTTTCCCACAGTCCAGAAGAAGTGGAATTATTGTGTACAAGGATGATAATCATAAATGATGGAAAAGTAGCTTTTGATCGTAAAATTTCTGAGGCATTAAAAGAATTTAAGAGTGTCAGAAACATAATGAATAAACATTTTGAAGGGAGTTTGAAATATGACAATTAA
- a CDS encoding ABC transporter permease: protein MTINLKKSDFSFKNNLAVFANIFGLVRKSFFRNPRGPLFMFVVPIFFMIMFFAVIGNNASGGMALYAYMLLPSMTILTSLAPAIVEWKNSVFLKRIDTTGVKKGVFIAALWVFYLLVSIVALVIMLTTGLLVSLIITPPLGRDPELQTFVKTMSMVNWGAFIGSSILVSLTSIGLATLLGGLFNSDGALQGVVMMIYFFSIFFSGIMLPPEVIESSKGMIIFTYFIPHKYSVFLFLFATQGAIAQGWDSSFNNHIGIGRDFTATWQPVLGALLIITALFLITAFTFKWTAKK from the coding sequence ATGACAATTAATTTAAAAAAAAGTGACTTTAGTTTTAAAAACAATTTAGCGGTTTTTGCAAATATTTTCGGCTTAGTTAGAAAATCATTTTTTCGAAACCCTCGAGGGCCACTATTTATGTTTGTTGTTCCAATATTTTTTATGATTATGTTTTTTGCAGTAATTGGGAACAACGCTAGTGGGGGAATGGCTCTATATGCTTATATGTTGTTACCATCAATGACAATACTAACATCTCTTGCGCCCGCGATTGTTGAATGAAAAAACTCAGTGTTTTTAAAAAGAATTGATACAACAGGAGTTAAAAAAGGAGTTTTCATAGCGGCTTTATGAGTTTTTTATCTTTTGGTTTCAATTGTTGCTCTTGTTATAATGCTTACAACAGGGTTACTAGTTAGCTTAATAATAACCCCACCACTAGGTAGAGATCCAGAGCTGCAAACATTTGTCAAAACAATGAGTATGGTAAATTGGGGAGCATTTATCGGTTCATCAATCTTGGTATCATTAACTTCAATCGGCTTGGCAACACTTCTTGGCGGGTTATTTAATTCCGATGGAGCACTACAAGGGGTTGTAATGATGATTTACTTCTTTTCAATATTTTTTTCAGGAATAATGCTTCCCCCAGAAGTAATAGAATCTTCAAAAGGAATGATAATTTTTACATATTTTATTCCCCATAAATATAGTGTTTTTTTATTCTTATTTGCAACTCAAGGAGCAATTGCTCAGGGTTGAGATTCTTCTTTTAATAATCATATTGGAATTGGTCGTGATTTTACAGCAACTTGGCAACCGGTTCTAGGGGCTTTATTAATAATTACCGCACTTTTCTTAATAACAGCTTTCACATTTAAATGAACAGCCAAAAAATAG